The sequence below is a genomic window from Dyadobacter chenwenxiniae.
AAAACAGGCCCGCCGGCAGCAGGAGATTTTACGCGCCAAACAAAGGGTCACGGAGCTGGAACTGGAAGCGTCGGAACGGAGAAATGTGGAAGCAGGCATGAGCCGCGAGCTGGCGGAGGCGGGGCGCGAACGTGCATTGCTGGAAATGAGGGCCATTACCAATCAGATCGATCCGCATTTTGTATCCAATTTCCTGACCGCCGTGCAGTCGATGCTTTATAAAAATGAGTCTGAAAAAGTGGTGCATTATCTGGCCAAATTTGGCAGTATTTTCCGGCATAAGCTATTGAGCCGCAGCCAGGTTTTCTGGACTTTAGGGGAAGAAATGGATTTTGTGAGCAACTATCTTGAACTCGAAAAAGTCCGTTTCCGGCATCGGATCCAGTCGGTTACCGAAGTGGAGGCGGGGGTTCCTATGGATACTGTTATTCCAAAAATGCTCATTCAGGGATATGTTTCTAACGCAATTAAACACGGTTTGGAAAACAAGCCCGAGGGAGGCACTGTCTGCATCAGCGTTTCGGTATGGGAGCAGCATTTGTACATCAAAGTCGAGGACGATGGCGTGGGTCTGGAAAAGGCCAGGCAGTATAACAAGAGATCGACCGGGCGGGGACTGGCCATTAATGAAGCCCTTTTTGACCAGCTCAACCAATATAACGTCTACAAAAGTTACCAGGTTTATTCCGACAGGAGCAAAATGGGGGAGGACGGCGTTTGTGCGGAAGCATTTCTGCCGCTTTATCCCATACTCCCTCCCGAAGAACTCGTTGCAGTTACAAATGACAGCTATTGATTTTAATGATGAACACGAAACAATTAACGGCGAAAATCGTGATAGTGGACGATGAGTTTTTCGTCCGGCAAACACTGGTAAGCATGATCGCCAACATTCCCAATGCGATGGTGGTAGGTGAGGCGGAGGATGTGGGAAGCGGCATTGAGCTCATCCTGGAAAAAGAACCGGACCTGATCCTGTTAGACATCAAAATGCCCGTCCGCAGTGGTTTCGACCTGCTTGAAGAATTGACACATTGCCAGCAGCAGTATGGTCTGATATTTGTTTCGGGCTATCCCGATGAGGCTCTGACCGCCGTTCAGAAAGCCGCCCCGTATTTTCACTCCGACTTCGTGGTTAAACCCATAGATCCGGTTATTCTGCAAACCAAGTTTTCCATCTTCTATAACAAGTGGCAGGCGGCCAAGGAACAGGAAAGTGAATTGGCTGGCTTATTGGAAACCGGCATTCCGCAAATTGCATACAAATCCGATCAACTGGTGTTTCAAAACTCTCAGCTGTTTCATTG
It includes:
- a CDS encoding LytR/AlgR family response regulator transcription factor; protein product: MMNTKQLTAKIVIVDDEFFVRQTLVSMIANIPNAMVVGEAEDVGSGIELILEKEPDLILLDIKMPVRSGFDLLEELTHCQQQYGLIFVSGYPDEALTAVQKAAPYFHSDFVVKPIDPVILQTKFSIFYNKWQAAKEQESELAGLLETGIPQIAYKSDQLVFQNSQLFHCIDIDDILYCESANRQINVYCSQYEHINIPNTTLDAIERMLPADAFIRIGKSHILNKSAIRFIQKGNRPKCILARNGKSYEVQLYASNVEKVEQSYSITRK